One region of Prosthecobacter debontii genomic DNA includes:
- a CDS encoding YheT family hydrolase — MPVLTSSYRAPRYLRSGHVQTVLPVFLPRAKPPAPKHQRLELPDGDFVDLRWFHAGHRRLAILSHGLEGSAEAVYIRSMTAALLHAGWNVLAWNYRGCGGVENRLPRSYHSGESNDLRAVIEHASDAYPQIALIGFSLGGNITLKCVSEQAPHPQIVAAVAISAPVDLASSARVLDERTDNRIYLKRFLNTLVEKMETKARRFPADIPTQGIRLIRTIKEFDDRFTAPLHGFLDADDYWARASSLPHLSRLSIPALLLNALNDPLLAPPSFPQDLAFQSEFLYLEAPAEGGHVGFLDHRLRGWHEKRVIEFIDALAS, encoded by the coding sequence ATGCCAGTCCTCACCTCCAGCTACCGGGCTCCACGCTACTTGCGCAGCGGACACGTGCAGACCGTCCTGCCGGTCTTCCTCCCGCGGGCCAAACCGCCTGCCCCGAAGCATCAGCGGCTGGAACTGCCTGACGGAGATTTCGTGGATTTACGCTGGTTTCATGCCGGGCACCGTCGTCTCGCCATCCTTTCTCACGGTCTCGAAGGTTCAGCGGAGGCGGTTTATATTCGCAGCATGACAGCGGCTCTACTCCACGCCGGATGGAATGTGCTGGCTTGGAATTATCGAGGCTGTGGGGGAGTTGAAAACCGCCTACCTCGATCCTATCACAGTGGCGAGTCGAACGACCTCCGAGCGGTCATCGAACACGCTTCGGATGCCTATCCTCAAATCGCGCTGATCGGTTTCAGCTTGGGGGGAAACATCACCTTGAAATGCGTGAGCGAGCAAGCGCCTCACCCACAGATCGTCGCAGCGGTGGCCATCTCCGCTCCGGTGGATCTAGCCTCTAGCGCACGAGTGCTGGATGAACGAACAGACAATCGCATCTACCTGAAACGCTTCTTGAATACCCTTGTCGAGAAGATGGAAACCAAGGCCCGACGATTCCCTGCCGATATCCCAACGCAGGGCATTCGGCTCATTCGCACGATCAAGGAATTCGATGATCGTTTCACCGCACCGCTGCACGGTTTTCTGGATGCCGATGACTACTGGGCCCGGGCGAGCTCCCTGCCCCATCTTTCCCGATTAAGCATTCCTGCCCTTCTGCTGAATGCCCTGAATGACCCCCTGCTGGCCCCACCTTCATTCCCGCAGGATCTGGCGTTCCAAAGCGAGTTTTTGTATCTCGAAGCCCCGGCAGAAGGTGGCCATGTCGGCTTTCTGGATCACCGCTTACGTGGCTGGCATGAAAAGCGTGTGATTGAGTTCATCGATGCTTTGGCCTCATAA
- the trpS gene encoding tryptophan--tRNA ligase — protein MRILSGLQPSGRLHIGNYFGMMEAALKLQYEGEAFYFIADYHSMTSIHDGKALRGNVRDLAIDFLACGLDPEKCVFFRQSDVPEHTELSWILSTVTPMGLLERCHSYKDKVANGISASHGLFAYPVLMAADILIYDADVVPVGKDQKQHVEVTRDIAIKMNETFGQGLLKLPNPRIREETAVVLGTDGRKMSKSYGNTIQLFEEPGKLKKAIMGIPTDSTPVESPKPTENSSILALYKLVASEADYNAMVADFEAGGKGYGDFKKRLLQGITDYFAPFREKRAELVANPEYVNKVLAEGAEKARAVARKTLGRVRQAVGLGD, from the coding sequence ATGCGTATCCTTTCCGGCCTCCAACCCAGCGGGCGTCTCCACATCGGCAACTATTTCGGCATGATGGAGGCAGCTCTGAAGCTGCAGTACGAAGGCGAGGCATTTTACTTCATCGCGGATTACCACTCGATGACCTCCATCCACGATGGAAAGGCCCTGCGCGGCAACGTGCGCGACTTGGCCATCGATTTCCTGGCTTGTGGTCTGGATCCGGAGAAGTGCGTATTTTTCCGCCAAAGCGATGTGCCCGAGCACACCGAACTCTCCTGGATCCTTAGCACCGTCACCCCTATGGGGCTGCTGGAGCGCTGCCACAGCTACAAGGACAAAGTGGCCAATGGCATCAGTGCCAGCCATGGCCTGTTTGCTTATCCGGTCCTCATGGCGGCGGACATCCTCATCTATGACGCTGATGTGGTGCCAGTAGGTAAGGACCAAAAGCAGCACGTGGAAGTCACGCGGGATATCGCGATCAAAATGAACGAGACCTTCGGTCAAGGCCTGCTGAAGCTCCCCAACCCGCGCATCCGTGAGGAAACAGCGGTCGTGCTCGGCACCGATGGCCGCAAGATGAGCAAAAGCTACGGAAACACCATCCAGCTCTTCGAAGAGCCCGGAAAGCTGAAGAAAGCCATCATGGGCATCCCCACGGACTCCACCCCGGTCGAGTCCCCAAAACCCACCGAGAACAGCAGCATCTTGGCGCTTTATAAACTGGTGGCCTCCGAGGCGGACTACAATGCCATGGTCGCTGATTTCGAAGCCGGCGGTAAAGGCTATGGCGACTTCAAAAAGCGCCTGCTCCAGGGTATCACCGATTACTTTGCTCCCTTCCGCGAGAAGCGCGCGGAACTGGTCGCTAACCCCGAGTATGTAAACAAAGTGCTCGCTGAGGGAGCCGAAAAAGCCCGCGCCGTCGCTCGCAAGACTCTGGGTCGCGTGCGTCAGGCCGTTGGCCTGGGTGACTAA
- a CDS encoding outer membrane protein assembly factor BamB family protein, translating to MTFRAALLSLFTVSAALAQPATTPVFWPDKNGPTFDGIVPADEAARLPLKWNAETGENIAWKTDLEDEGHSSPVIGGDMIWFTSAKTDGTKQYVYGIDRHTGKVIHHLLVFENAAPEELGNPLNNYAAPSPVLEADALYVHFGTYGTARLDPATGQKVWERRDINVRHYRGPGSSPILHGDMLILTFDGIDQQFVTALNKKTGETLWKTPRTTDYGDLDAEGHPTRDGDMRKAYHTPSVFNLAGVETLVSIGSRAAFGYAVDSGKELWTVRHGGFNAAIRPLVCKDVLILNTGSERSHTLGVRIDGQMKGDITESHVIWDREKRNASEANSVLVGDLLFQITRGGIVTCMNPIRGEDVWEERLTGQHLPSPIAAGDRLYFSNDRGDTRVLRAGPKFEVLAENTLPDAMTAAPAVADGALFIRTKKQLFKIATP from the coding sequence ATGACCTTCCGCGCCGCCCTGCTGTCCCTTTTCACTGTTTCTGCCGCTCTGGCGCAGCCTGCCACCACGCCGGTGTTTTGGCCTGACAAGAACGGTCCCACCTTTGATGGTATCGTGCCTGCCGATGAGGCTGCCCGGTTGCCATTAAAATGGAATGCTGAAACCGGCGAGAATATTGCCTGGAAAACCGACCTCGAAGATGAAGGTCACAGCAGTCCCGTCATCGGTGGCGACATGATCTGGTTCACGTCAGCTAAGACGGATGGGACCAAGCAGTATGTTTATGGGATTGATCGCCACACGGGAAAGGTGATCCATCATCTGTTGGTCTTTGAAAATGCAGCACCCGAAGAGTTAGGGAACCCGCTCAACAATTATGCGGCACCTTCACCCGTCTTGGAAGCAGACGCTCTCTATGTGCATTTCGGCACCTATGGCACCGCGCGTCTGGATCCGGCGACAGGTCAAAAGGTGTGGGAACGCCGGGATATCAATGTGCGCCACTATCGCGGTCCTGGGTCATCTCCGATCCTTCATGGGGACATGCTGATCCTCACCTTCGATGGCATCGATCAGCAGTTCGTTACCGCCCTGAACAAGAAGACTGGGGAGACCCTGTGGAAAACACCACGAACCACGGATTACGGTGACCTCGATGCCGAAGGACATCCCACGCGTGATGGGGATATGCGTAAGGCGTATCATACCCCCAGTGTTTTCAATCTAGCAGGTGTGGAAACACTCGTTTCCATCGGCTCTCGCGCTGCTTTTGGTTATGCTGTGGATAGCGGCAAGGAATTGTGGACGGTTCGTCACGGCGGATTCAACGCGGCCATCCGCCCGCTTGTCTGCAAGGACGTATTGATCCTGAATACAGGTTCGGAGCGGTCCCACACCCTCGGCGTGCGCATCGATGGTCAGATGAAAGGTGACATCACCGAGAGTCATGTGATCTGGGATCGCGAGAAGCGAAATGCGAGTGAAGCTAACTCGGTTCTGGTCGGGGATCTGTTGTTCCAGATCACACGCGGAGGGATCGTGACCTGCATGAACCCGATCCGTGGTGAAGACGTCTGGGAAGAACGCCTAACCGGTCAACACCTGCCTAGCCCGATCGCCGCAGGAGACCGACTCTATTTCAGCAATGACCGTGGAGATACTCGAGTGCTGCGCGCAGGTCCAAAATTCGAGGTCTTGGCCGAAAACACCCTTCCTGATGCGATGACGGCGGCACCTGCCGTGGCGGACGGAGCTCTATTTATCCGGACTAAAAAACAGCTTTTTAAAATCGCCACACCTTGA
- a CDS encoding anti-sigma factor family protein, with protein MKTPPEDHDLIRWLDGEMSATELERFTARLETDSALKAEAEFMQRMCADVRSALPAEMPVPYGDFFNSQIQVRLTQETVGSSSVLTGERASWLDWFRLPSFVTAAAVAVAVVTAGVMIVRQPSEVGNSLVLSSYAPNGKVQVSSYQSAEAQATVLVLDGLEAIPADRKIVGYHIDRSEMNTEMAATTLYGSGGEVLVVSTDSRNQPRLLAAAMTR; from the coding sequence ATGAAAACGCCACCTGAAGACCATGACCTGATCCGCTGGCTGGATGGAGAGATGAGCGCTACAGAATTGGAGCGCTTCACCGCTCGGCTGGAGACTGACTCCGCTCTCAAGGCGGAGGCTGAATTCATGCAGCGCATGTGTGCGGATGTCCGCTCCGCACTCCCTGCCGAGATGCCGGTTCCCTATGGTGATTTTTTCAATTCACAGATTCAGGTGCGCTTAACCCAAGAAACCGTGGGGTCTTCATCGGTCTTGACGGGAGAGAGGGCGAGCTGGCTGGATTGGTTCCGCTTGCCGAGCTTTGTCACGGCAGCCGCTGTCGCGGTGGCCGTGGTGACGGCGGGTGTGATGATTGTGAGACAGCCGAGTGAAGTCGGGAACAGCTTGGTGCTAAGCTCCTATGCTCCCAATGGTAAGGTCCAAGTCAGTTCCTACCAGTCGGCGGAAGCTCAGGCGACGGTCCTGGTCTTGGATGGCTTGGAAGCGATCCCTGCAGATAGGAAGATTGTCGGCTATCACATTGATCGCAGTGAGATGAATACGGAGATGGCAGCCACGACCCTGTATGGTAGCGGTGGCGAGGTGTTGGTCGTCTCGACCGATTCGCGCAATCAGCCTCGTCTTCTGGCCGCAGCCATGACTCGATGA
- a CDS encoding aminoglycoside phosphotransferase family protein encodes MPPEHEALLILTRQQFPALEDVPCRVEPILKGGSDRHFYRFIWEGQAHPDMILMVYTMARRDNPKFVPATRRLAALGVNVPAIYAFDEQRLCVWLEDLGRDDLHAHREEPWASRRPLYEATLREAAKLHSVKAASLTSAELSALEPEFDEALYEWEQSYFIEHFVRGVLRRNSEATEQTEARQTLLELRQRLARRPRCLVHRDFQSQNVLLREGTAWLVDYQGLRAGLAEYDLASLLYDPYVTISRSERGELLQYYAELRGIPLSELRKVFFQCAAQRLMQALGAYGNLSRNQGKTQFEQHIPAGLKNLASVCEEAPELEPLRSLFL; translated from the coding sequence ATGCCACCCGAACACGAGGCCCTGCTCATCCTGACTCGCCAGCAATTTCCTGCGTTGGAGGATGTGCCATGTCGGGTCGAGCCCATCCTGAAAGGTGGGTCTGACCGGCACTTCTATCGATTCATTTGGGAAGGCCAAGCTCATCCAGATATGATCCTCATGGTCTATACGATGGCACGGCGTGACAATCCTAAATTTGTTCCAGCGACTCGCCGCTTGGCAGCTCTAGGCGTAAATGTCCCGGCCATTTATGCTTTTGATGAGCAGCGTCTCTGCGTGTGGTTGGAGGATTTGGGGCGGGATGATCTCCATGCTCATCGAGAAGAGCCCTGGGCTAGTCGTCGCCCTCTTTATGAGGCGACCTTGAGGGAGGCAGCCAAGTTGCATAGCGTGAAAGCTGCTTCCCTAACCTCGGCGGAGCTGAGCGCTCTGGAGCCTGAGTTCGATGAGGCTCTTTACGAATGGGAGCAGAGCTACTTTATCGAGCACTTCGTGCGCGGGGTTCTGCGTCGGAACTCCGAGGCCACCGAGCAGACCGAAGCGCGCCAGACCTTGCTGGAACTTCGTCAGCGTCTGGCTCGCCGCCCGCGCTGTCTCGTGCATCGAGATTTTCAGAGCCAAAACGTGCTGCTGCGAGAGGGCACGGCATGGCTGGTGGATTACCAGGGCCTTCGAGCCGGTTTGGCCGAGTATGATTTGGCCTCCCTGCTTTATGATCCGTATGTGACGATCAGCCGCAGTGAGCGGGGTGAGTTGCTCCAGTATTATGCTGAATTGAGAGGCATCCCCTTGTCGGAGTTACGCAAGGTCTTTTTCCAGTGCGCCGCGCAACGCTTGATGCAGGCGCTCGGGGCTTATGGGAACCTGAGTCGTAACCAGGGTAAAACGCAATTCGAGCAGCACATCCCCGCTGGGCTGAAAAATCTCGCTTCCGTGTGCGAGGAAGCTCCCGAGCTCGAGCCGCTGCGCAGCCTTTTCCTGTGA
- a CDS encoding RidA family protein, with translation MSYQKNAEAQGVIFAPYAPGYLNLCIRSGNQLITSGHVSDLKGKLGADLSVEEGYKAARNCVEKILNSVWNTHGTLDGLRVIKVLGCVNSTLEFTDQHLVINGASDLLHVIFGKDGNGYHARSALGFAQLPTGAAVEVEAIFEVMS, from the coding sequence ATGTCCTACCAGAAAAACGCTGAAGCCCAAGGAGTCATCTTTGCACCGTATGCCCCAGGTTATCTGAACCTGTGCATTCGTTCCGGCAATCAACTCATTACCTCAGGGCATGTGAGTGATTTGAAAGGCAAATTGGGGGCGGATCTGAGCGTGGAAGAAGGTTATAAGGCCGCCCGCAATTGCGTGGAGAAAATCCTGAATTCGGTGTGGAACACCCATGGAACCCTGGACGGCTTGCGAGTGATCAAAGTGCTGGGTTGTGTGAATTCGACCCTGGAGTTTACGGACCAGCACCTCGTCATCAACGGGGCTTCAGATCTGCTGCACGTCATCTTCGGCAAGGATGGAAATGGTTACCATGCCCGCAGCGCCCTCGGTTTCGCCCAACTCCCAACCGGGGCCGCCGTGGAGGTGGAGGCGATTTTCGAGGTCATGAGCTAA
- a CDS encoding alpha/beta hydrolase: protein MKPLLLLSLSLSLALAASAAQAAEATQPATAKPKPSTANEGPKWKKLNPQTPAGFTLKTLEVAKYPEHTVELYVYVPEAEGTWPCILDIHGGGWQKRQVEADKPMMERLAQRGFVTALVSYRLSTEAKYPAAIHDCKAALRCLRAHAKELKIDPERIGCMGGSAGGHLSGLTAMTSGLPEFEGQGPFKDQSSTVKAAIVMAATQDLVAANLGKKNESSLLFFGVTCDENPELYKAASPITHVRAGVPPTIFIEGEKDTLKVGRAEMMKKLKSLGIETEVHTLKFAPHPFWMSDPWCAETVEIAAAFFKKHLGEPVVK from the coding sequence ATGAAGCCACTGTTACTTCTTTCTCTTTCCCTCTCTTTGGCACTCGCTGCCTCAGCAGCTCAGGCTGCTGAGGCTACTCAGCCCGCAACCGCGAAACCCAAGCCCTCCACAGCGAATGAAGGCCCTAAGTGGAAGAAGCTGAATCCCCAGACCCCGGCTGGTTTCACTCTGAAGACCCTGGAGGTGGCCAAATACCCGGAGCATACCGTGGAGCTTTATGTGTATGTGCCGGAGGCGGAGGGAACCTGGCCCTGCATCCTGGACATTCACGGTGGTGGCTGGCAGAAGCGCCAGGTGGAGGCGGATAAGCCGATGATGGAGCGGCTGGCTCAGCGCGGTTTTGTCACGGCTTTGGTCAGCTATCGCCTTTCCACAGAGGCAAAATATCCGGCGGCCATTCACGATTGTAAGGCTGCTCTGCGTTGCCTGCGTGCCCATGCCAAGGAGCTCAAAATTGATCCTGAGCGCATTGGCTGCATGGGGGGATCGGCAGGGGGCCACCTTTCAGGTTTGACAGCGATGACCAGCGGCTTGCCCGAATTTGAAGGCCAAGGCCCTTTTAAAGATCAATCCAGCACTGTGAAAGCGGCCATCGTCATGGCAGCGACACAGGACCTCGTGGCAGCCAATCTAGGCAAGAAAAACGAGAGCAGTCTGTTGTTCTTTGGGGTGACGTGCGATGAGAATCCCGAACTCTACAAAGCAGCGTCCCCCATCACCCACGTGCGTGCAGGAGTGCCTCCGACCATTTTCATTGAAGGTGAAAAGGACACTCTGAAAGTGGGCCGCGCGGAGATGATGAAGAAGCTGAAAAGCCTGGGCATCGAAACCGAAGTGCACACCTTAAAATTCGCTCCGCATCCTTTCTGGATGAGTGATCCGTGGTGTGCAGAGACCGTGGAAATTGCCGCAGCATTCTTCAAGAAACACCTGGGTGAGCCGGTGGTAAAATAA
- a CDS encoding SAM-dependent methyltransferase yields the protein MHLFLPAADMAPFLVEELARSGVLTPSVLPAADYAPLVQADSLPEHSLLAFAWQTLPNAISVTGASINGWADQIIGRIAGVVSDAGPWRLHLWPVYGEGRAGWHRCELIRAALMERLKKKRRALLKGFEEGSTAWTSQTSLVQAMLTGPDAGFLSVAVAPQPFDRRALISTFPGGVIAHAEDKAAPSRAFAKVIEAELRLGRHIQKGQTCVDLGASPGSWSYVAIQRGAYVTAIDRSPLREDLMRNPRLTFQQADAFKFRPPQPVDWLICDIIAAPQRSIDLLLEWLREGQMSQFIVTIKFKGTEEYALLDQLKEQAAPLCSDFRLMRLCANKNEVTAFGVV from the coding sequence ATGCATCTTTTCCTGCCTGCCGCAGACATGGCCCCTTTCCTGGTGGAAGAGCTGGCCAGATCGGGTGTCTTGACACCATCAGTTCTTCCCGCCGCAGACTATGCTCCGTTAGTTCAGGCGGATAGCTTGCCTGAGCACTCGCTGCTGGCGTTCGCGTGGCAAACGCTTCCCAATGCCATCTCTGTGACGGGTGCCTCGATCAATGGTTGGGCGGATCAGATCATTGGTCGGATCGCCGGTGTGGTGTCGGATGCTGGCCCTTGGCGCTTGCATCTCTGGCCGGTGTATGGGGAAGGGCGTGCAGGCTGGCATCGCTGCGAGTTGATTCGAGCGGCTCTGATGGAGCGGCTGAAAAAAAAGCGACGCGCTCTTTTGAAGGGCTTCGAAGAGGGGAGTACGGCCTGGACGTCGCAAACTTCTCTGGTCCAGGCCATGCTCACGGGGCCTGATGCGGGCTTCCTTTCCGTGGCTGTGGCCCCACAGCCTTTTGATCGACGTGCTTTGATCTCGACGTTTCCAGGGGGTGTCATCGCGCATGCCGAAGACAAGGCTGCTCCGAGTCGGGCTTTTGCCAAGGTGATTGAGGCGGAACTCCGGCTCGGGCGTCACATTCAGAAAGGCCAAACCTGTGTGGATTTGGGTGCTTCGCCGGGGAGTTGGAGCTATGTGGCCATTCAGCGTGGTGCTTATGTGACGGCGATTGATCGCAGCCCGCTGCGAGAAGATTTGATGCGCAATCCAAGGCTCACTTTTCAGCAGGCCGATGCCTTCAAGTTCCGCCCCCCTCAACCTGTGGACTGGCTGATCTGCGATATCATCGCCGCTCCACAACGCAGCATCGACCTCCTGCTGGAATGGCTGCGTGAAGGGCAGATGAGTCAGTTCATCGTGACCATCAAGTTCAAAGGCACAGAGGAATATGCGTTGCTGGATCAGCTCAAAGAACAAGCGGCACCCCTCTGCAGCGATTTTCGTCTCATGCGGTTATGCGCCAATAAAAACGAAGTGACTGCCTTTGGCGTGGTCTGA
- a CDS encoding sigma-70 family RNA polymerase sigma factor: MPASTAPDSGEVPDSDLVKRCQAGDTRAFDALVSRYRGRIYAMTYHMIQNETEAWDLAQEAFIKAWRALPRFKLDSSFYTWLYRIAHNVTYDYLRKKKIQGDGEFDDSRTEHKAAAGAETVPHGDDAPDTALKNAELGQRIHAAIAQLSPEHRQVIVLREVEGLQYEEIAATIPCSLGTVMSRLFYARKKLQELLKDTYENAT, from the coding sequence ATGCCCGCCTCAACTGCGCCTGATTCTGGCGAAGTCCCGGACTCTGACCTGGTCAAGCGCTGCCAGGCGGGCGACACGCGCGCATTCGATGCGCTCGTGAGCCGTTATCGTGGGAGGATCTACGCCATGACTTACCACATGATCCAGAATGAAACCGAGGCTTGGGACCTCGCGCAGGAGGCCTTCATCAAGGCTTGGCGCGCGTTGCCTCGGTTTAAGCTGGATTCGAGCTTTTACACCTGGCTCTACCGCATCGCCCACAATGTCACTTACGACTACCTGCGGAAGAAAAAGATCCAAGGCGATGGCGAGTTTGACGATTCCCGCACGGAGCACAAGGCGGCGGCCGGGGCTGAAACGGTGCCTCATGGCGATGATGCTCCGGACACAGCGCTGAAAAATGCCGAACTGGGGCAGCGCATCCACGCTGCGATTGCCCAGCTCAGCCCGGAGCATCGACAAGTCATCGTTTTGCGTGAGGTGGAAGGCCTTCAATATGAAGAAATCGCCGCCACGATTCCGTGCTCCCTGGGCACGGTGATGAGTCGTCTTTTTTACGCCCGAAAGAAACTCCAGGAACTGCTGAAAGACACCTATGAAAACGCCACCTGA
- a CDS encoding GNAT family N-acetyltransferase, with protein sequence MSYSEFESDFEAVEGEPLPPSELIQAIAPKLMPCRIREYVPEDLEACLEIYRSNSPEFLHPQGLERFEEFLNVGTSYILVLEYDGDIVACGGLELIGDSDSAALVNGMVHRDYHRRGFGTTLLAARIALLEPEERPLELWMRAGKNVLPFYGRFGFALQKVNQDRADLQRGVATFWLGLDAQDIADVRDALEDRSIRIYLNDLDEEEEELD encoded by the coding sequence ATGTCCTACTCTGAGTTTGAATCCGATTTCGAAGCTGTCGAAGGCGAGCCCCTTCCCCCTTCTGAACTGATCCAGGCCATCGCGCCGAAATTAATGCCCTGCCGCATCCGGGAATACGTCCCCGAAGACTTGGAGGCCTGTCTTGAGATTTATCGCTCCAATTCACCCGAGTTCCTGCATCCCCAGGGATTGGAGAGATTTGAGGAGTTTTTGAATGTCGGCACCTCGTATATACTGGTTCTCGAGTATGACGGCGATATTGTCGCCTGTGGCGGCTTGGAATTGATCGGAGACTCAGACAGTGCAGCCCTGGTTAACGGGATGGTGCATCGGGATTATCATCGGCGTGGATTCGGCACCACACTTTTGGCAGCGCGCATTGCCTTGTTAGAGCCCGAGGAGCGGCCTTTGGAGCTGTGGATGCGCGCAGGTAAGAATGTGCTGCCGTTTTATGGCCGTTTCGGCTTCGCCCTGCAAAAGGTGAATCAAGACCGCGCTGATCTTCAACGGGGTGTGGCGACTTTTTGGCTGGGGCTTGACGCTCAAGATATCGCCGATGTGCGGGATGCCTTGGAGGACCGCAGCATCCGAATCTATCTCAACGACCTTGATGAAGAGGAAGAAGAGCTGGATTAA
- a CDS encoding helix-turn-helix domain-containing protein, which produces MKPVFEKVPRRDWESFHCELVHGPDYGTRWHFHPEFQITLAIRSRGHRVVGDNIAPISDGDLVLVGSNLPHVWHQEENAGIVDAIIIRFDENFLGKDFMAMPELESVRRLLRRASRGLEVRGPVRKEISLRLRHLAENDGLTRVVDLLAILDSMSRAKDLKPLASAAYEPTLHATDQGRMERVCDYIHQHLTEDIDRAQLARLAHLSEGAFSRFFRSRTGKTVPEYINEVRIGRACRMIAEDQNNITDIALDCGYRNLANFNRRFREVVGSTPREYRSQMRVLGGKPG; this is translated from the coding sequence ATGAAGCCTGTCTTTGAGAAAGTCCCACGTCGTGACTGGGAGTCGTTCCATTGTGAATTGGTGCATGGACCCGACTACGGCACGCGCTGGCACTTTCACCCGGAATTCCAGATCACCCTCGCCATTCGAAGCCGTGGGCACCGCGTTGTCGGGGATAACATTGCCCCCATCAGCGATGGCGATCTCGTCCTTGTCGGGTCAAATCTGCCCCACGTCTGGCACCAGGAGGAAAACGCCGGTATCGTCGATGCCATCATCATCCGTTTCGATGAAAACTTCCTGGGCAAGGACTTCATGGCCATGCCCGAGTTGGAGTCTGTGCGGCGTTTGTTACGCCGAGCCAGTCGTGGTCTGGAAGTGCGCGGCCCCGTGCGCAAAGAGATCTCCCTGCGTCTGCGCCATCTCGCTGAAAATGACGGCCTCACCCGAGTGGTCGATCTGCTGGCCATCCTCGACTCCATGTCACGTGCGAAGGATCTGAAGCCTCTAGCCAGTGCGGCCTATGAGCCCACGCTGCATGCCACAGATCAGGGCCGCATGGAGCGTGTCTGCGATTACATCCACCAGCATCTGACCGAGGATATTGACCGCGCTCAGCTCGCCCGTCTGGCCCATTTGAGCGAAGGGGCCTTCAGTCGCTTCTTCCGTTCCCGCACTGGGAAAACCGTGCCGGAGTACATCAATGAAGTTCGAATTGGCCGCGCTTGCCGCATGATTGCGGAGGATCAGAATAATATCACTGATATCGCGTTGGATTGCGGTTATCGAAACCTCGCCAACTTCAATCGCCGTTTCCGTGAAGTCGTCGGCAGCACACCGCGTGAATATCGCAGCCAGATGCGGGTCCTAGGCGGTAAGCCCGGCTGA
- a CDS encoding class I SAM-dependent methyltransferase: MSNGYELLDSGGFQKLERFGQVVLSRPCAQAVWKTTLSPVAWQKATATFFRDGGNQWRGRDRLPTTWDIDVDGTRFQLSSTDFGHLGIFPEQRDQWKRIREVCAAYRKKHNRAPRVLNLFAYSGGSTLAAAHGGAEVCHVDASKGMVDWARKNANLNGLDDKPIRWIVDDVTKFLERELRRERYYDLIILDPPSYGRGAKGEIFKIENDLPPLLALIGKLISDQPLGVLLSCHTPELTPISLHHLLFQQFRSGSLEHGEMQLRGASDVLPVPSGSFCWWLA; the protein is encoded by the coding sequence ATGAGCAACGGATACGAACTCCTCGACAGCGGCGGTTTTCAAAAACTGGAGCGCTTTGGCCAAGTCGTGCTTTCCCGGCCCTGTGCGCAGGCGGTTTGGAAAACCACACTGTCTCCCGTCGCATGGCAAAAGGCGACAGCCACCTTCTTCCGCGACGGCGGCAATCAGTGGCGGGGACGGGATCGTCTGCCGACCACCTGGGACATTGATGTGGATGGCACTCGCTTCCAGCTCAGCAGCACGGACTTCGGTCACCTGGGCATTTTCCCCGAGCAGCGCGATCAGTGGAAACGCATCCGCGAAGTCTGTGCTGCCTACCGCAAGAAGCACAACCGCGCCCCCCGCGTGCTCAATCTCTTCGCCTACTCCGGCGGCAGCACCCTGGCCGCAGCGCACGGTGGAGCCGAAGTGTGTCATGTGGATGCCTCTAAAGGCATGGTGGATTGGGCCCGCAAAAACGCCAATCTCAACGGACTCGATGACAAACCCATCCGCTGGATTGTGGATGATGTGACCAAGTTTCTGGAGCGTGAGTTGCGGCGCGAACGCTACTACGACCTGATTATCCTCGATCCGCCCAGCTACGGCCGCGGTGCCAAGGGGGAGATCTTCAAGATCGAAAACGACCTGCCGCCCTTGCTCGCTCTCATCGGCAAACTGATCTCGGATCAGCCCCTGGGTGTCCTGCTTTCCTGCCACACTCCTGAGCTCACCCCGATTTCCCTGCACCACTTGTTATTCCAGCAATTCCGCAGCGGCAGCCTGGAGCATGGCGAGATGCAGCTTCGTGGCGCCAGCGATGTTCTTCCCGTGCCCAGCGGCAGTTTTTGCTGGTGGCTGGCCTAA